The following coding sequences are from one Bradyrhizobium sp. WSM471 window:
- the tnpB gene encoding IS66 family insertion sequence element accessory protein TnpB (TnpB, as the term is used for proteins encoded by IS66 family insertion elements, is considered an accessory protein, since TnpC, encoded by a neighboring gene, is a DDE family transposase.) — MIPIPGGVRVWIATGHTDMRRGMQGLALQVQESLKRDPHAGDLYIFRGRRGDLAKILWHDGIGLSLYAKRLDRGKFIWPSASGDAVSISAAQMAYMLEGIDWRNPQLTWRPTRAG, encoded by the coding sequence ATGATCCCGATACCGGGTGGCGTCAGAGTCTGGATCGCAACCGGCCACACCGACATGCGTCGCGGCATGCAGGGTCTGGCTTTGCAGGTTCAGGAGAGCCTGAAGCGGGATCCCCACGCCGGAGATCTCTATATCTTCCGAGGCCGGCGTGGCGATTTGGCAAAGATCCTCTGGCATGACGGGATCGGGCTGTCGCTCTATGCGAAACGCTTGGATCGCGGAAAGTTCATCTGGCCTTCGGCGTCAGGTGACGCGGTGTCGATCTCGGCGGCGCAGATGGCGTACATGCTCGAAGGGATCGATTGGCGCAATCCACAACTGACGTGGCGGCCGACAAGGGCGGGATGA
- a CDS encoding transposase, whose amino-acid sequence MRVEVLGGVERRRRWSRDDKMRIIEETLAPGAVVTEIARRHGISTSLVFTWRRRARLASVVSAGPKLVPVQLTPGATESVPSIEAPAVISPRRRRGLIEIELGGGKRVSVDENVDADALGRVLDVLSRR is encoded by the coding sequence ATGCGGGTAGAGGTCCTGGGCGGGGTTGAGCGTCGTCGTCGCTGGTCTCGCGACGATAAGATGCGGATCATCGAAGAGACGCTGGCGCCCGGCGCGGTTGTGACGGAGATCGCGCGGCGGCACGGCATTTCGACGAGTTTGGTGTTCACGTGGCGGCGGCGGGCGCGCCTGGCGAGTGTCGTTTCGGCGGGACCGAAGCTTGTCCCTGTTCAGCTCACCCCGGGTGCGACCGAAAGCGTTCCATCGATTGAAGCCCCAGCGGTGATTTCGCCCCGGAGGCGCCGGGGCCTGATCGAGATCGAACTCGGTGGCGGCAAGCGTGTCAGCGTTGACGAGAACGTCGATGCTGACGCGTTGGGGCGGGTCCTTGATGTTCTGAGCCGGCGATGA
- the ybgC gene encoding tol-pal system-associated acyl-CoA thioesterase, producing the protein MRASLDGEIRDGRHHMQIRVYFEDTDSGQIVYHANFLRFMERGRTNYLRLLGTNQQALLKEAKNDAPGVAFVVRSMTIDFLKPAVLDDILDVVTVPQEVRGASIALLQECRRGDDLLVTARVRVAFISAGKAQRIPKSLRLAMEGHR; encoded by the coding sequence GTGAGAGCCTCTCTTGATGGCGAAATTCGCGACGGCCGCCATCATATGCAGATCCGGGTCTATTTCGAAGATACCGACTCCGGCCAGATTGTTTATCACGCAAATTTCTTGCGCTTCATGGAACGCGGCAGAACGAACTACTTGCGCCTGCTCGGAACGAATCAGCAAGCATTACTCAAAGAAGCCAAGAACGATGCGCCCGGTGTTGCCTTCGTTGTGCGCTCGATGACGATCGATTTTCTAAAACCGGCGGTCTTGGATGACATTCTTGACGTCGTCACAGTCCCGCAAGAGGTGAGGGGCGCGTCGATTGCCTTGCTGCAGGAATGCAGGCGTGGCGACGATCTCCTGGTCACAGCACGTGTACGGGTAGCGTTTATCTCAGCTGGAAAGGCGCAGCGCATCCCGAAGTCGCTGCGGCTCGCTATGGAAGGGCATAGATAA
- a CDS encoding FAD-binding oxidoreductase: MRNNRRSHGLWVLTAPPAPQTAPLTDEIAADIVVIGGGYTGLSAALHLAEGGARVALLEASEIGFGGSGRNVGLVNAGMWLMPESLPAALRAPFGERLLEQLGRGPQTVFELIEKHHIECEVERAGTLHCAVGRKGLEEVEARAEQWQKRGAPVLVLNAEATRSKVGGGDYTGALLDKRAGTIQPLAYVRGLARAALAMGARIFTHSEAVMAQQNGFRWRVGTESGSVEADWVVVATDAYSKGLWSEVRQEQIQLPYFNFGTPCLPDDLRKSILPERQGVWDTREVLSSFRLDRSGRLVFGSVGALEGIGRSIHRAWAQRSLHKLFPGLRGVQFETGWFGMIGMTSDNLPRLHKLDRKVIGFSGYNGRGIAPGTVFGSVLASYVLGQIAENDLPLPVTAVEAQRFRAAQEAFYTAGSQLVHLMDSWF; this comes from the coding sequence ATGCGAAACAATCGACGATCACACGGACTGTGGGTGCTGACTGCGCCACCAGCGCCACAAACTGCTCCACTTACTGATGAAATTGCAGCGGATATCGTCGTGATTGGCGGTGGATATACCGGGCTGTCGGCGGCCCTTCATCTAGCTGAAGGTGGAGCGCGTGTTGCGCTTTTGGAGGCGTCTGAAATAGGATTCGGCGGGTCCGGGCGGAACGTCGGACTCGTGAATGCGGGCATGTGGCTCATGCCTGAGTCGCTTCCGGCCGCGCTCCGCGCGCCTTTTGGAGAACGGTTACTTGAACAGCTCGGCCGCGGACCGCAGACGGTATTCGAGCTCATCGAAAAGCACCACATCGAATGTGAAGTCGAACGTGCCGGCACCTTGCATTGTGCGGTCGGACGTAAGGGCTTGGAGGAGGTTGAGGCCCGTGCCGAACAGTGGCAGAAGCGTGGAGCGCCCGTCCTGGTGCTAAATGCGGAGGCAACACGCAGCAAAGTAGGCGGTGGCGACTACACCGGCGCGCTGCTCGATAAGCGCGCCGGCACCATACAGCCATTGGCTTATGTGCGAGGGTTAGCGCGGGCCGCGCTTGCGATGGGAGCCAGGATATTTACGCATAGTGAGGCCGTCATGGCGCAACAGAATGGTTTCCGCTGGAGAGTCGGCACCGAAAGCGGATCTGTAGAGGCCGACTGGGTGGTCGTCGCGACGGATGCTTATAGCAAGGGACTTTGGTCTGAGGTACGGCAGGAACAGATTCAACTGCCCTATTTCAACTTTGGCACGCCATGTCTGCCCGATGATCTGAGAAAGTCGATCCTGCCTGAGCGGCAGGGTGTGTGGGACACTCGAGAAGTCCTCTCTTCGTTTCGTCTCGATCGCTCCGGGCGACTCGTGTTTGGCAGTGTTGGTGCGCTTGAGGGGATTGGGCGATCTATTCACCGCGCTTGGGCCCAAAGATCGTTGCACAAGCTTTTTCCAGGACTTCGGGGCGTCCAGTTTGAAACCGGCTGGTTTGGCATGATTGGAATGACCTCCGACAACTTGCCCCGGCTTCACAAGCTGGACCGCAAAGTCATCGGTTTCAGTGGCTATAACGGCCGCGGAATCGCACCAGGCACTGTGTTTGGCAGTGTTTTGGCTTCGTATGTATTGGGGCAGATCGCGGAGAACGACCTGCCGTTGCCGGTCACCGCCGTTGAAGCCCAGCGCTTTCGTGCAGCGCAGGAGGCGTTTTATACGGCGGGCTCCCAGCTTGTTCACCT